CTGCGCCACCGACTACAAAGGGACGTATTCCTTCGCTACTTCTTACAACCTCGAAGGTGCGATCGACGCCGAAGGCATGATGGCCAACGAGCGGGACTGCCTCTACGTCTTCAACATCCCGGAAATAGAAAAGGCGGTAGCCGAAGGCAAGGGCATCAAGATCGGGGACGTGGACGTGCCGGTGATCGACGCCCGCGGCGACAATGGTCCCTACGTGATGCGAGTGCCGGTGCCCAAGAGCCCCCACGGCGTGAACATCGACCCCACTGGCAAGTACGCCGTGGTGTCGGGCAAGCTGTCTCCCACGGTCAGCGTCGTGGCCATCGAAAAGCTTGCCGACGCCTTCGCTGGCAAGATCAAGCCGCGGGACTGCGTGATTGCGGAGCCCGAGGTCGGTCTGGGCCCACTGCATACCGCCTTCGACAACAAGGGCAACGCCTACACCTCGATCTTCCTCGACTCGGTGGTGACCAAGTGGAACATCGACAAGGCGATTCAGGCCTACAGTGCCAAGGGCGAAAAGCCGGATCCCATCATCCAGAAGATCGACGTCCACTACCAAATTGGGCACATCAACGCCAGCATGAGCGAGACCAAGGAGGCCGACGGCAAGTGGCTCATCGCGCTGTGCAAGTTCTCCAAGGACCGCTTCCTGAACGTAGGCCCCCTGCACAGTGAGAACGACCAACTGATCGACATCTCCGGCGACAAGATGGTGCTGGTGCACGACGGTCCCACCTATCCCGAGCCCCACGACGCGGTGATCGTGAAGAAAGACCTGTTCCACCCGAAGAAGATGCAGAAGCGCACGATGCCGCGCTTCGAGCGCTACGAGAAGTGGGCGAAAGAAGACGGCATCGACCTGTTCAAGGACAACAAGGTCATCAAGAAGGGGAAGAACGTCCGCGTCTACATGACGAGCCTGGCACCCAACTTCGGCCTCAAGGAAATCCGGGTGAAGAAGGGCGACACGGTGCAACTGATCGTCACCAACCAGGACAGGGTGGAAGACCTGTGCCATGGCGTTTGCGTCAGCAAGCACGACGTCACGTTCCTGGTGAACCCGCAGGACACACAAAGCTTCACCTTCGTCGCCGACAAACCCGGACTCTTCTGGTACTATTGCCCCTGGTTCTGCCACGCGCTGCATCTGGAGATGCGCGGACGACTGGTCGTCGAAGCGTGACGCCAACTCGCGAGAGCGGCTTGCTGGCCTCAGTGAGCCGCTCTTCGCTCCACCCACTGCACGGGGGGGCAGTCGTTGGGAGTGCCACCAAGTGTCACATCCGCTGATTCGCTTGATCCTCTGTCTCGCGGTAGGCCTCGTGCTTGGGCTCCGTGGCGCACCTGCCTTGGCGTCCAAGGGTCCACCGCCCGACAAGCTCGACTGTGCAAAGCTGCCGTGTGCGCTGGCACTGCCCGACGCGGCGAGCTTCGAAGACGTCCCGGGCGCGCCCTACAAGCAGGGCAAGTCCGCCAAAGGAGAACCGGCGGGCTGGGTGGTGATGTCCACGGACATCGTCGACATCAAAGCCTACTCGGGTAAGCCCCTCGTCACCTTGGTCGGACTCCGACCCGACGGCACTATCGCCGGCGCTCGCGTCGTCCACCACAGCGAGCCCATCCTCCTGGTCGGCATTCCGGAAAAGGCGCTGCATGACTTCGTCTCCCACTACTCGGGCATGAAGGCGACCCAGCGCGTCACGGTCGGCGCGAGCCATGAGCCCGACGTGATCAGCGTCGACGTGGTGTCCGGCGCGACCGTGACGGTGCTGGCGCAAAACCAGACCATCCTGGAGTCGGCGCGCGCGCTGGGTGAGGCCGTGGGCGTCGTGGAAGCCGCCCCGCTGGTGCCGGGTCACTTCGTGGAAGAAGCCGAGGCGTGGACTTGGCAGCAGATGGAGGAACGCAAGGTCTTCGGCCGTTTGACGTTGAGCGAAGCCGACATGGGGCTCGAAGACCGCGACGGCACCTTCATCGATCTGTACTTCACCATCGCGGACGCACCGCAGATCGGCAAGGCGCTGCTCGGTGAGCGGGAGTATGCCTATCACCTGAAGCAGCTTGCGCCCGGCGAACACATCTTGGTGGTGTTCGGCAACGGCTCGAACTCTTTCAAGGGCTCCGGCTTCGTGCGTGGTGGCATCTTCGACCGTGTGCGCATGGAGCAGGGTCTGAAGTCCGTAATCTTTCATGACAACATGTACACGAACCTGCCTGGCGCCCTGGCCCAGGGGGCGCCCACC
The nucleotide sequence above comes from Polyangiaceae bacterium. Encoded proteins:
- the nosZ gene encoding TAT-dependent nitrous-oxide reductase, translated to MSNNEKKPENRRDFLVGSLAAGAVAMLSGCENKGQPGAAGTASAPAGSGAAHSAGASVEVAPGKLDDYYGFWSGGHSGEIRILGIPSMRELKRIPVFNRDSATGWGGTDYSKEILGGTLSGDTHHVHASYNDGTYDGRYIYVNDKSHARLARVDCESMEVDKITAIPNAQGTHGIFPQRHKTGLVLCNAEFRTPQVNDGRDLDDAKKWGAMHTAIDGETMEVKWQVMVEGNMDLCATDYKGTYSFATSYNLEGAIDAEGMMANERDCLYVFNIPEIEKAVAEGKGIKIGDVDVPVIDARGDNGPYVMRVPVPKSPHGVNIDPTGKYAVVSGKLSPTVSVVAIEKLADAFAGKIKPRDCVIAEPEVGLGPLHTAFDNKGNAYTSIFLDSVVTKWNIDKAIQAYSAKGEKPDPIIQKIDVHYQIGHINASMSETKEADGKWLIALCKFSKDRFLNVGPLHSENDQLIDISGDKMVLVHDGPTYPEPHDAVIVKKDLFHPKKMQKRTMPRFERYEKWAKEDGIDLFKDNKVIKKGKNVRVYMTSLAPNFGLKEIRVKKGDTVQLIVTNQDRVEDLCHGVCVSKHDVTFLVNPQDTQSFTFVADKPGLFWYYCPWFCHALHLEMRGRLVVEA